A DNA window from Actinomadura luzonensis contains the following coding sequences:
- a CDS encoding GntR family transcriptional regulator — MLDRNGASSQAGASRHQPPAHRSVTSSRQVTEGRADSPGRARQWKRSPICARGYTHRRPLPENRSPLRLRYRVSPIIFRHRKVGAPAAIDDGRLPAEYGNMGQRLTRTPRDGLVATSDPVYLRVVEDIRRQITDGTLPPGAPIPSRAQLTRKYQVGETAARHALRVLAGEGLIIGRVGSGHYVRERPVLTPLHRWRYLDHPAPIAADLQSQGRRVTWDWHSEPAEAGPEIARRLRVKETTTLTKTHYVFRGDGRPLQLATSYEPMDFAPHTEEERRSLVARLYAHGIKITEVVESVSTRVPRPAESDALDLSAGVNVLHVERTHWAGDRPVETSDIVIPGDRFRVTYSMPA; from the coding sequence ATGCTGGACCGAAATGGCGCCTCCAGCCAGGCGGGCGCCTCCCGGCATCAACCGCCCGCGCACCGATCCGTCACCTCGTCGCGCCAGGTCACGGAAGGCCGGGCTGACTCTCCAGGCAGGGCCAGGCAATGGAAGAGGTCGCCGATATGTGCTCGGGGGTACACACATCGACGACCTCTACCGGAGAATCGGAGCCCCTTACGGCTGCGTTACAGGGTTTCTCCGATAATTTTCCGCCATCGCAAAGTTGGGGCTCCAGCAGCCATCGATGACGGTCGGTTACCTGCCGAATACGGCAACATGGGGCAACGCCTCACACGAACCCCCAGGGATGGACTAGTGGCCACCTCAGATCCGGTCTACCTGCGTGTCGTCGAAGACATCCGGCGACAGATCACCGACGGCACCCTTCCCCCGGGTGCACCCATTCCGTCACGGGCGCAACTGACCCGCAAATACCAGGTGGGCGAGACTGCCGCTCGTCATGCTCTCCGCGTGCTCGCGGGCGAGGGCCTCATCATCGGCCGCGTCGGCTCAGGCCATTACGTCAGGGAACGCCCCGTCCTGACCCCTCTCCACCGGTGGCGTTACCTCGACCATCCAGCCCCGATCGCCGCCGACCTGCAGTCCCAGGGCAGGCGCGTGACCTGGGACTGGCACAGCGAGCCGGCCGAAGCGGGCCCCGAGATCGCCCGCAGGCTCCGGGTCAAGGAGACGACCACGCTCACCAAGACCCACTACGTCTTCCGAGGCGACGGAAGACCGCTCCAACTCGCCACCTCGTACGAGCCGATGGACTTCGCTCCGCACACAGAGGAGGAACGGCGCAGCCTGGTGGCCCGACTGTACGCGCACGGCATAAAAATCACCGAGGTCGTGGAGAGCGTCAGCACCCGCGTGCCCCGCCCGGCCGAGAGCGACGCGCTCGACCTGTCGGCGGGCGTCAACGTCCTGCACGTCGAACGCACCCACTGGGCCGGCGACCGCCCTGTGGAGACGAGCGACATCGTCATTCCCGGCGACCGTTTCCGCGTGACCTACAGCATGCCCGCCTAG
- a CDS encoding GNAT family N-acetyltransferase yields MIGIGRLLPGDRDAWEELFRAYIDFYERSEPDEMYERAWEEFQADTRLHAFGARRDDDGRLVGLVHFLTHASTSAPDTDVCYLQDLFTAPDARGEGVGRALIEAVTRWARERGCSRVYWNTHESNSTARRLYDKVAENRGFIRYQIDLPA; encoded by the coding sequence ATGATCGGCATTGGCCGCCTTCTTCCTGGTGACCGTGATGCTTGGGAAGAGCTGTTCCGGGCGTACATCGACTTCTATGAGCGCAGCGAGCCGGACGAGATGTACGAGAGGGCCTGGGAGGAATTCCAGGCGGACACCCGTTTGCATGCCTTCGGAGCGAGACGGGACGACGACGGGAGGCTCGTGGGGCTCGTCCATTTCCTCACCCACGCGAGCACGTCCGCTCCCGACACCGATGTCTGCTACCTCCAGGACCTGTTCACCGCGCCCGACGCCCGCGGCGAGGGCGTGGGACGCGCCCTGATCGAAGCGGTGACCAGGTGGGCGCGGGAGCGAGGCTGCTCGCGGGTGTACTGGAACACGCACGAGTCCAACAGCACCGCCAGGCGCCTGTACGACAAGGTCGCCGAGAACCGGGGCTTCATCCGGTACCAGATCGATCTGCCGGCGTAG
- the dapA gene encoding 4-hydroxy-tetrahydrodipicolinate synthase: MASPTGTTDAPFGRMLTAMVTPFTPDGDVDYGAVRRLATYLVHEQHNDGLIVNGTTGESPTTTDEEKQRILSAVLEAVGDRATVVAGAGTNDTRHSVELARQAARAGAHGLLVVTPYYNKPPQEGLYRHFTAVADATDLPVMLYDIPGRSGVPIKTETLIRLAQHERIVAVKDAKGDLFAGSQVMTATDLAFYSGDDLLNLAWLSLGAAGFVSVVGHVVGAELARMIRLHKSGDVAGALAVHTQVAPVVDGIMLRAGGAIMAKAALSMVGVPAGPVRLPLVDATEQQIAELRACLVAGGVKLTDV; the protein is encoded by the coding sequence ATGGCATCGCCAACTGGAACCACCGACGCACCCTTCGGCCGCATGTTGACCGCCATGGTCACGCCGTTCACTCCGGACGGCGACGTCGACTACGGCGCCGTGCGGCGGCTCGCCACCTACCTGGTGCACGAGCAGCACAACGACGGTCTGATCGTCAACGGGACGACCGGCGAGTCTCCCACCACCACCGACGAGGAGAAGCAGCGCATCCTCAGCGCCGTCCTCGAAGCGGTCGGTGACCGGGCGACCGTGGTCGCGGGGGCGGGCACGAACGACACCCGCCACAGCGTGGAACTCGCCAGGCAGGCCGCCCGCGCCGGTGCGCACGGGCTGCTTGTGGTGACGCCTTACTACAACAAACCCCCGCAGGAGGGGCTCTACCGGCACTTCACCGCCGTCGCCGACGCGACCGACCTTCCCGTGATGCTCTATGACATCCCGGGACGAAGCGGTGTGCCGATCAAGACTGAAACGCTCATCCGGCTCGCGCAGCACGAGCGCATCGTGGCCGTCAAGGACGCCAAGGGTGACCTTTTCGCCGGCAGCCAGGTGATGACGGCGACCGATCTCGCCTTCTACTCCGGCGACGACCTGCTCAACCTCGCCTGGCTCTCGCTCGGCGCGGCCGGGTTCGTCAGCGTGGTGGGACACGTCGTGGGCGCCGAGCTGGCGCGGATGATCCGCCTGCACAAGAGCGGCGACGTCGCCGGCGCGCTGGCCGTTCACACGCAGGTCGCGCCCGTCGTGGACGGCATCATGCTGCGTGCGGGTGGCGCGATCATGGCGAAGGCGGCGCTGAGCATGGTCGGCGTTCCGGCGGGCCCGGTGCGGCTGCCGCTCGTGGACGCCACAGAACAGCAGATCGCCGAGCTGCGTGCCTGCCTGGTAGCCGGCGGGGTGAAGTTGACAGACGTATAG
- a CDS encoding ribonuclease J — protein sequence MSHPHPELGPPPALPEGGLRIVALGGLGEIGRNMAVFEYDGRLLIVDCGVLFPEPDQPGVDLILPDFEYIRDRLDDVEAIVLTHAHEDHIGAVPYLLRERRDIRLIGSKLTLALIEAKLSEHRIQPNKLEVVEGERHVFGPFDCEFLAVNHSIPDALAVAIRTPAGIVLHTGDFRMDQLPSDGRLTDLGGFARLGSEGVDLLMSDSTNAEVPGFVTSEREIAPVIDEVIRTSEQRVIVASFASHVHRIQQVMDAAARHRRKVALVGRSMIRNMGVARDLGYLKVPPDLIVDSRDIEEWPPQDVVLICTGSQGEPMAALSRMANRDHPIRIAEGDTVLLASSLVPGNEAAVNKVINGLTRWGARVVHKGNAKVHVSGHAAAGELLYVLNLTRPSNFMPVHGEWRHLRAHAKLAALTGVPDDHIVIAEDGVVVDLVDGRAKIVGAVHAGYVYVDGTSVGEITDTSLKDRRILGDEGFISVVVVVDSNTGKLTAGPEIHARGSGIDPAQFDEFIPQIQRALEEKAADGVVDMQEIRRVVRRTVGRWVSDTYRRRPMIIPVVLEV from the coding sequence ATGAGCCATCCACATCCTGAGCTTGGCCCCCCGCCGGCGCTGCCCGAAGGCGGCCTGCGCATCGTCGCGCTCGGCGGGCTGGGAGAGATCGGCAGGAACATGGCCGTCTTCGAGTACGACGGCCGCTTGCTGATCGTCGACTGCGGGGTGTTGTTCCCCGAGCCCGACCAGCCGGGCGTCGACCTCATCCTGCCCGACTTCGAATACATCAGGGACCGCCTCGACGACGTCGAGGCCATAGTGCTCACACACGCCCACGAGGACCACATCGGGGCGGTGCCGTACCTGTTGCGCGAACGGCGTGACATCCGGCTGATCGGGTCCAAGCTCACCTTGGCCCTGATCGAGGCCAAACTTAGCGAACACCGGATCCAGCCGAACAAGCTCGAGGTGGTCGAGGGCGAGCGGCACGTCTTCGGGCCGTTCGACTGCGAGTTCCTCGCGGTCAACCACTCGATCCCTGACGCGCTCGCCGTGGCGATCAGGACACCGGCCGGCATCGTCCTGCACACCGGCGACTTCCGCATGGACCAGTTGCCGAGCGACGGCCGGCTCACCGACCTCGGCGGCTTCGCCAGGCTCGGCAGCGAGGGCGTCGACCTGCTGATGTCCGACTCCACGAACGCCGAGGTGCCGGGATTCGTCACCAGCGAGCGGGAGATCGCGCCGGTCATCGATGAGGTGATCCGCACGTCCGAGCAGCGGGTCATCGTCGCCAGTTTCGCCTCCCACGTCCATCGCATCCAGCAGGTCATGGACGCCGCCGCCAGGCACCGCCGCAAGGTCGCCCTGGTCGGCCGGTCGATGATCCGCAACATGGGCGTGGCTCGCGACCTGGGCTACCTCAAGGTGCCGCCGGACCTGATCGTCGACTCGCGCGACATCGAGGAATGGCCGCCGCAGGACGTGGTGCTCATCTGCACCGGCTCCCAGGGCGAGCCCATGGCGGCGCTGTCCAGGATGGCCAACCGCGATCACCCGATCCGCATCGCCGAAGGCGACACCGTGCTGCTGGCCTCGTCGCTGGTGCCAGGGAACGAGGCGGCGGTCAACAAGGTGATCAACGGGCTGACCAGGTGGGGCGCCAGGGTCGTCCACAAGGGCAACGCCAAGGTGCACGTCTCCGGCCACGCGGCCGCCGGCGAGCTCCTGTACGTCCTGAACCTGACCCGGCCCTCCAACTTCATGCCCGTGCACGGCGAGTGGCGGCACCTGCGCGCGCACGCCAAGCTCGCCGCCCTCACCGGCGTGCCCGATGACCACATCGTCATCGCCGAGGACGGAGTCGTGGTCGACCTGGTCGACGGCCGGGCGAAGATCGTCGGGGCCGTGCACGCCGGCTACGTGTACGTGGACGGCACGTCCGTAGGCGAGATCACCGACACCTCGCTCAAGGACCGCAGGATCCTGGGTGACGAGGGCTTCATCTCGGTGGTCGTGGTCGTCGACTCGAACACGGGCAAGCTCACCGCCGGTCCCGAGATCCACGCCCGTGGCTCGGGTATCGATCCGGCGCAGTTCGACGAGTTCATCCCGCAGATCCAGCGCGCGCTCGAGGAGAAGGCCGCTGACGGCGTGGTGGACATGCAGGAGATCCGCCGTGTGGTCCGCCGCACGGTGGGGCGCTGGGTGAGCGACACCTATCGCCGGCGGCCGATGATCATCCCTGTGGTGCTCGAGGTCTGA
- a CDS encoding ABC transporter permease subunit — protein MSVLAAEWLKVRSVRSTYVILGISMCTILLGLALAVGAAGAYDSAPVDKRPDARIADLEEVLVIVPQLCLGILGTLAVTSEYVTGLIRTSLTIVPRRWPVLAAKAAIIGTLGLVVGLVTVFGAYAVSRVVLGDRFSGAYTVAFLDKLPILTVISLTVPVFALLGLGLGALLRSAAGAIAAIAGLVYVVPIIIGNIPEPWSERLGSIMIGALPHQIIGDGNASSVYGSLLSPAAATAVLVAYAALPLLAAVWTMRRRDV, from the coding sequence ATGAGCGTGCTCGCGGCGGAATGGCTCAAGGTCCGCTCGGTCCGCTCGACCTACGTCATCCTCGGCATCAGCATGTGCACGATCCTGCTGGGCCTCGCACTCGCCGTGGGTGCCGCCGGCGCCTACGACAGCGCTCCGGTGGACAAGCGCCCCGACGCCCGTATCGCGGACCTGGAAGAAGTCCTGGTGATCGTGCCGCAGCTCTGTCTGGGCATCCTCGGCACGCTGGCCGTGACCTCCGAATACGTGACGGGCCTCATCAGGACGAGCCTCACGATCGTCCCTCGGCGCTGGCCCGTCCTCGCTGCCAAGGCCGCCATCATCGGGACGCTGGGCCTGGTCGTCGGCCTGGTCACCGTCTTCGGAGCCTACGCGGTCTCCCGGGTGGTGCTGGGCGACCGGTTCTCCGGCGCCTACACGGTCGCGTTCCTGGACAAGCTGCCGATCTTGACGGTCATCAGTCTCACGGTCCCGGTCTTCGCACTGCTCGGCCTGGGATTGGGCGCACTGCTTCGCTCAGCGGCCGGTGCGATCGCCGCCATCGCCGGCCTCGTCTACGTGGTTCCCATCATCATCGGCAACATCCCCGAGCCATGGAGCGAGCGCCTCGGCTCGATCATGATCGGTGCCCTGCCGCACCAGATCATCGGCGATGGCAACGCCTCCTCGGTGTACGGCTCGCTTTTGTCACCCGCGGCCGCCACCGCCGTCCTCGTCGCCTACGCGGCCCTCCCTCTCCTCGCGGCCGTGTGGACGATGCGCCGAAGGGATGTCTGA
- a CDS encoding ABC transporter permease, translated as MRAAIASEWLKLRSLPSTYQALGAAALMIVLGVVWTFYVSGLADQRGSLRAAAPEEGFLPLVQISLATLGVLAVTSEYATGMIRTHLITAPNRSRFLLAKTALIGLVTFVAANVVLLVTYSLSRLIANGRSLGFNSTSLPDDLPMLLASGLSVTALALVGLGLGTAVRSTAAAIGSVVAVLFVLPGVVNYLPEPWNNRIATFLLPNLVPQIAGQRLSSRLGDGLLPLWAALAALVAYPLIALAIGHHLLRRRDV; from the coding sequence ATGAGGGCGGCCATAGCCTCCGAGTGGCTCAAGCTGCGCTCCCTGCCCTCCACCTATCAGGCGCTGGGGGCGGCCGCCCTCATGATCGTCTTGGGCGTGGTGTGGACGTTCTATGTGAGCGGCCTGGCCGACCAGCGTGGCTCCCTCCGCGCGGCGGCGCCCGAGGAGGGCTTCCTGCCGCTCGTCCAGATCAGCCTGGCGACTCTGGGCGTGCTGGCCGTCACCAGCGAGTACGCCACCGGCATGATCCGCACCCACCTCATCACGGCCCCGAACCGCAGCAGGTTCCTCCTGGCCAAGACCGCCCTCATCGGCCTGGTCACGTTCGTCGCGGCCAATGTCGTCCTCCTGGTCACCTACTCGCTGAGTCGCCTGATCGCGAACGGCCGTTCCCTGGGTTTCAACTCGACCTCGTTACCCGACGACCTTCCGATGCTGCTGGCCTCGGGCCTGTCCGTCACCGCTCTCGCTCTGGTCGGCCTGGGTCTCGGCACGGCGGTCCGCTCGACGGCGGCCGCGATCGGGTCCGTCGTGGCGGTTCTGTTCGTCCTGCCCGGCGTCGTCAACTACCTCCCCGAGCCATGGAACAACCGCATCGCCACGTTCCTGCTGCCCAACCTCGTCCCTCAGATAGCCGGTCAACGCCTTTCCAGCCGCCTCGGCGACGGTCTGCTTCCGCTCTGGGCCGCTCTCGCCGCACTCGTCGCCTACCCGTTGATCGCCCTCGCCATCGGCCACCACCTGCTCAGGAGAAGAGACGTATGA
- a CDS encoding sensor histidine kinase — protein sequence MDETIDRVSRADKHPFFARRLSHGQLIMLDLAAGFVLAFVFFTSAAAATQLPPWARISLPLALGLPLALRRLWPMPVFLFTLVLAVVGQVLGAVAFPYLAPAYALYVVALGNRAGSVVPVSAIGTLSLLTLAGLVVAGTPQQSVPSWVLNLDEPLMAIAALGGAWTIGRAVYERRLYAARNAERLAAQAVTRERFRIARELHDVVTHNVGLIAVKAGVANHVITTRPEEAQDALRVIETASRSALVEMRHLLGMLRSTSEAPDRAPAPGLAGLESLARQARSAGVEVQLETRLRGGSPGPWNVGDGSDGATVACGAEGGSGGDRGVAGSAAVGRLPEGVELAVYRIVQEALTNVIKHASPARCRVSVVGDGKDVRVEVVDDGPGRRTLPSPGVGHGLIGMRERVMMYGGVFEAESLPGRGFRVFARLPYEEVT from the coding sequence GTGGACGAGACCATCGACAGGGTGAGCAGGGCGGACAAGCACCCCTTCTTCGCCAGACGGCTGAGTCACGGGCAGCTGATCATGCTCGACCTGGCGGCTGGGTTCGTCCTCGCCTTCGTGTTCTTCACCTCGGCGGCGGCCGCGACGCAGCTGCCGCCGTGGGCGAGGATCAGCTTGCCGCTCGCTCTGGGGCTGCCCCTGGCGCTACGGAGGTTGTGGCCGATGCCGGTCTTCCTCTTCACGCTGGTGCTCGCGGTCGTGGGCCAGGTGCTGGGCGCCGTCGCGTTCCCCTACTTAGCGCCTGCGTACGCGCTCTACGTGGTCGCCTTGGGCAACCGCGCCGGCAGCGTGGTGCCCGTCTCGGCCATCGGGACCTTGAGCCTGCTCACGCTGGCGGGGCTCGTGGTGGCGGGCACGCCACAGCAATCCGTCCCCTCCTGGGTCCTGAATCTCGACGAACCCCTGATGGCGATCGCGGCGCTGGGGGGCGCCTGGACGATCGGGCGAGCGGTGTACGAGCGGCGACTGTACGCGGCGCGGAACGCCGAGCGACTGGCGGCACAGGCGGTGACGCGAGAACGCTTCCGGATCGCGCGGGAGCTGCACGACGTCGTCACGCACAACGTCGGCTTGATCGCGGTCAAGGCGGGCGTGGCGAATCACGTGATCACGACCAGGCCCGAGGAGGCGCAGGACGCTCTTCGCGTGATCGAGACGGCCAGCCGGAGTGCCCTGGTCGAGATGCGACACCTTCTCGGGATGCTGCGCTCCACGTCAGAGGCGCCTGACCGGGCGCCGGCGCCGGGGCTTGCCGGCCTGGAAAGCCTGGCGCGCCAGGCGCGATCGGCCGGGGTCGAGGTGCAGTTGGAAACCCGGCTACGCGGCGGGAGCCCAGGGCCATGGAACGTGGGAGACGGAAGCGACGGCGCAACCGTTGCATGTGGCGCGGAAGGGGGGAGTGGCGGCGACCGCGGGGTAGCCGGTTCCGCTGCGGTGGGCCGGTTGCCGGAGGGAGTCGAGCTGGCGGTCTATCGGATTGTCCAGGAGGCGCTGACCAATGTGATCAAGCATGCCTCGCCTGCGCGCTGCCGGGTTTCGGTGGTGGGTGACGGGAAGGACGTGCGGGTCGAAGTGGTCGATGACGGGCCTGGGAGACGTACCTTGCCTTCTCCCGGGGTCGGTCACGGGCTGATCGGTATGCGTGAGCGGGTGATGATGTACGGCGGTGTGTTCGAGGCGGAGAGCCTGCCTGGACGGGGGTTCCGGGTCTTCGCGCGGTTGCCGTACGAGGAGGTCACGTGA
- a CDS encoding response regulator: MIRVVIADDQALLRGSFKVLVDSEPDLVVVGEAATGTEAVAVVHEQRPDVVLMDVRMPEMDGIEATRRIKDVARVLVVTMFDLDAHVYDALRAGASGFLLKDTPPAELLSAVRVVAGGEALLAPTVTRRLIEQFTRSPVVPQVKGLEGVTEREREVLLLIARGLSNGEIARHLQVSLATVKTHITRLLAKLEARDRAQLVIAAYESGLVSAAP, from the coding sequence GTGATCCGGGTGGTGATCGCCGACGATCAGGCGTTGCTCCGGGGAAGCTTCAAGGTGTTGGTCGACTCCGAGCCCGACCTGGTCGTGGTGGGGGAGGCGGCCACGGGTACGGAGGCGGTCGCGGTCGTTCACGAGCAGCGGCCGGACGTGGTGCTGATGGATGTGCGCATGCCGGAGATGGACGGGATCGAGGCCACGCGGCGGATCAAGGACGTTGCCCGGGTTCTGGTCGTGACCATGTTCGACCTGGATGCTCACGTCTATGACGCCCTGCGTGCCGGGGCCAGCGGCTTCCTGCTGAAGGACACGCCTCCGGCCGAGTTGCTGAGCGCTGTCCGGGTGGTGGCCGGAGGTGAAGCCTTGCTTGCTCCCACGGTGACGCGTCGGTTGATCGAGCAGTTCACCAGGAGTCCGGTGGTGCCGCAGGTCAAAGGGCTGGAAGGGGTTACGGAGCGGGAGCGTGAGGTGCTGTTGCTGATCGCGCGGGGACTGTCGAACGGGGAGATCGCGCGCCATCTGCAGGTGAGCTTGGCGACGGTGAAGACGCACATCACGCGGTTGCTGGCCAAGTTGGAAGCGCGTGACCGGGCGCAGCTCGTGATTGCCGCCTATGAGAGCGGGCTTGTCTCCGCGGCGCCTTGA
- a CDS encoding TspO/MBR family protein gives MRKALLRTGAATAAAAVAGSLVTDPRTHWYRRLRKPAWQPPAQVFPLVWTPLYGLIAYGGARALARGEEGQRKALGWALGGNLALNAGWPALFFRARSPRWALAEIAALNLSNAVLVRQAMRADRVAGAALLPYAAWTLFATALNASIVRRNRE, from the coding sequence ATGAGGAAAGCGCTGCTCCGGACCGGAGCGGCTACTGCGGCTGCGGCGGTAGCGGGATCATTGGTGACTGATCCTCGTACTCACTGGTACAGGCGGTTGCGGAAGCCGGCCTGGCAGCCGCCGGCGCAGGTGTTCCCGCTCGTGTGGACGCCGCTCTACGGGCTCATCGCGTACGGAGGCGCGCGGGCACTCGCGCGCGGGGAGGAAGGGCAGCGGAAGGCGCTCGGGTGGGCGCTGGGCGGGAATCTGGCGCTCAATGCCGGCTGGCCCGCGCTCTTCTTCCGGGCGCGGTCACCGCGGTGGGCTCTGGCCGAGATCGCGGCCCTCAATCTCTCGAACGCGGTGCTGGTTCGGCAGGCCATGAGGGCGGATCGGGTGGCGGGGGCTGCTCTGCTGCCGTATGCGGCGTGGACGTTGTTCGCGACTGCGTTGAATGCTTCTATTGTGCGGCGTAATCGGGAATAG
- a CDS encoding transposase family protein — MLFYRAAVDLSRRTLNYVAGLIRRHRQAIGSTWRLLNPGQQALLVLVYLRKGETFPELGAGFGVSTATAWRYVEETVMLLSARSPKLGQALRKAKRDGLHYLVLDGTLIRIDRIAADRLYFSGKHRVHGMNIQVIATPDGTILWTSGALPGKTHDLSAARIWGILRALEQAGIVTLADNAYQGAEGPVRTPYKGRHKPESQKQANRAHARLRGPGERANAQLKSWKVFRKLRCSPSKAGHLCKAIAVLQNHRVAQAV, encoded by the coding sequence ATGCTTTTCTATCGTGCTGCCGTCGATTTGTCGCGCCGAACTCTGAACTACGTCGCGGGCCTCATCCGCCGGCACCGCCAGGCCATCGGCTCAACCTGGCGGCTGCTCAACCCGGGACAGCAGGCCCTGCTCGTACTGGTCTACCTGCGCAAGGGAGAGACCTTCCCTGAGCTCGGGGCCGGTTTCGGCGTCTCGACGGCGACGGCGTGGCGGTACGTGGAGGAGACCGTGATGCTGCTGTCGGCGCGCTCGCCCAAGCTCGGCCAGGCGCTGCGCAAGGCTAAGCGGGATGGGCTGCACTACCTGGTGCTGGACGGCACGCTGATCCGCATCGACCGGATCGCCGCCGACCGGCTGTACTTCTCCGGCAAGCACCGCGTCCATGGCATGAACATCCAGGTCATCGCGACACCGGACGGAACGATCCTGTGGACCTCGGGCGCGTTGCCGGGTAAGACCCACGACCTGAGCGCCGCCCGCATCTGGGGCATCCTGCGCGCACTGGAGCAGGCCGGCATCGTCACCCTGGCCGACAATGCCTACCAGGGAGCCGAAGGCCCGGTCCGCACCCCGTACAAGGGCAGGCACAAGCCCGAATCCCAGAAGCAGGCCAACCGCGCCCACGCCAGGCTCCGAGGCCCCGGTGAGCGCGCGAACGCCCAGCTGAAGAGCTGGAAGGTGTTTCGGAAGCTACGCTGCAGCCCGTCCAAGGCCGGCCACCTGTGCAAGGCCATCGCCGTCCTGCAGAATCACCGAGTTGCGCAGGCGGTGTGA
- a CDS encoding glucarate dehydratase family protein: MIIREIRVTPIAFRDPPLLNAAGVHEPWALRTIVEVVTDEGLTGLGETYGDLGHLGKVRECAQILIGLDVHATNEMYARIAAAVGDAVTDLHGLTGVATKEKSVDRVFAAFEVACLDIRGKAAGVPVVDLLGGRVRDAVEYSAYLFYKWAGHPGDEPDRFGAALDPAGVVEQAALLIKEYGFRSIKLKGGVYPPDEEIAAINALHEAFPGVPLRLDPNAAWTVATSIRVGRELEGRLQYLEDPTSGIDGMAEVAASVPMPLATNMCVVTPDHLPPAIAARAIGVLLLDHHYWGGLVRSSHVASLCGTFGLSLSMHSNSHQGISLAAMTHLAAATPNLTFACDTHTPWQDGQDVVAPGALRFVDGAVPVPTGPGLGVELDRDALARMHEQYERCGIVARDDTTYMQRFTPTFSANRPRW; this comes from the coding sequence ATGATCATCAGGGAGATCCGCGTAACACCGATCGCCTTCCGGGATCCGCCCCTCCTCAACGCCGCCGGGGTCCACGAGCCGTGGGCCCTCCGTACCATTGTCGAGGTCGTCACGGACGAGGGACTGACCGGGCTCGGTGAGACGTACGGCGACCTGGGACATCTCGGCAAAGTACGCGAGTGCGCCCAGATCCTGATCGGGCTGGACGTGCACGCCACCAACGAGATGTACGCCCGCATCGCCGCCGCCGTCGGCGACGCCGTCACCGACCTGCACGGCCTCACCGGCGTCGCGACCAAGGAGAAGAGCGTCGACCGCGTCTTCGCCGCCTTCGAGGTCGCCTGCCTGGACATCCGCGGCAAGGCCGCCGGCGTGCCCGTCGTCGACCTGCTCGGGGGCCGCGTCCGCGACGCCGTCGAGTACAGCGCGTACCTGTTCTACAAGTGGGCCGGCCACCCCGGCGACGAGCCGGACCGCTTCGGCGCGGCGCTCGACCCGGCCGGCGTCGTCGAGCAGGCCGCCCTCCTGATCAAGGAGTACGGCTTCCGGTCGATCAAGCTCAAGGGCGGCGTGTACCCGCCGGATGAGGAGATCGCCGCCATCAACGCCCTGCACGAGGCGTTCCCCGGCGTGCCGCTGCGCCTCGACCCGAACGCCGCCTGGACCGTCGCGACCTCCATCCGCGTCGGGCGCGAGCTCGAAGGCCGCCTCCAGTACCTGGAGGACCCCACCTCCGGCATCGACGGCATGGCCGAGGTCGCCGCCTCGGTCCCCATGCCCCTAGCCACGAACATGTGCGTCGTCACCCCCGACCACCTGCCCCCCGCCATCGCCGCACGGGCGATCGGCGTGCTCCTGCTGGACCACCACTACTGGGGCGGCCTCGTCCGCTCCTCGCACGTGGCCAGCCTGTGCGGCACGTTCGGCCTGTCGCTGTCCATGCACTCCAACTCCCACCAGGGCATCAGCCTCGCCGCCATGACCCACCTGGCCGCCGCCACCCCGAACCTCACGTTCGCCTGCGACACCCACACCCCCTGGCAGGACGGCCAGGACGTGGTCGCCCCCGGCGCGCTCCGCTTCGTCGACGGCGCGGTCCCCGTCCCCACCGGCCCGGGCCTCGGCGTCGAACTCGACCGGGACGCGCTGGCCCGCATGCACGAGCAGTACGAGAGGTGCGGCATCGTGGCACGGGACGACACGACGTACATGCAACGCTTCACCCCCACCTTCTCCGCCAACCGCCCCCGCTGGTAA